AAATTTTCAGTTTCTAGAGGTATATTCTTAAAATGCTATTGATAACCACATAAATGATCCATTAGAAAGGATCCTATTTACATGGTCTGAAAGTCATGTGTATCTGCAGTGAGAGTTTTTTCTCAGCAAATGATCATTTATCTGGTGAAAATGTCATTGGATCATATTTCATGATAAATTAGCATCCCAAATTGAGTGGTGTGACAGGGTTGAAGGTTCTTTTCAATGAAAAACTTCACGGTCCTTGCAGAATGCTGAGTGTATAGTGAAACAGTAGTTCTTTGAAACATATCTTAAAAACCAACATTTTTCACAGTTCATGTAGTTCATGCTTTTACATGTCATTAAAATTGTGTCTGAGCGCACTACTTGCTTCATTGGATACCAACTCTTCCTCACTGACATTCCTTATTTGGTTCCTATACTTGTTACATTGGGGGATCACTTTCCATATAAATTAGCACCCCAAATTAAGTGGCTTGGTAGGGTTGAATGTTCATCTCAATGATTTGAATTTTGTGTTTGTAATGCTAAATGTATAGACAAGCTGTTGTTCTTCAAAACATagcttaaaaatacaaattttttgCAGCTCATGAGATGCATATTTTTACATGTCATTAACATTTTTGTGTGCTTGCTGCTGTGCATAAGACATGGCATTCCTCCCTTCATTGGATGTTAGCTCTTCCTCACTGACATCCCTTACTTGGTTCCTGTTTTTGTTATATTGGAGATCATAATTCAGATATCCCTTCCCATCATATGATGGTGGTCAACTGCTTGGCGGCAGAATAAGTTCATGTACTATATATGAGACTACACTTTAGAGAGAAAATTactctattttttcaattttctaattGACACTTTGAAGGCTGTGTAGGTTTATTCTTGGAGTAATGTTGTGATGtctttgttttgtctaataTAAAGTCACTTTGGGGGCCTGGTTCCTAACCTGAATAGTGGAAATTGATTTATGTACTTTCTTTGCCATTGATCACACTGTAACAGCTAAACTTGTCCTTTTCTGTAATGTAGGCAATCCTATCTATACTGAATCCTTGCATGTGATGGTTCCTACCAATATAATGACTgctttctgtttctttcttAAAACATTTCAGGTGATGTGGGTGCACTTGGCTGGTGGGACTTGTTCATAAACTTTAGGTAAGGTTGTATTGATCCTTTCTTTCCAATTGCTGTTTCTCTGTACGCTTCAGAGTTCAGACATAATAAAGCAGGAGACATGCTTTTAGTGCCACAACAAAGGGataaataacaacatttttttctgCAGCATTGCAGAGTTCTTTGCCTTTCTCGTTTGTACTAAATGGTCTAATCCAGTGATCCACAGAAATTCTCTGACAAGAGAAGTTAGTTCATCTTCAACAACCATTAGGTATCTTGATTGGAATGGTGGCTTAATGGTTTCTCCTGAGGAGAATCAACACCAGGACAGAATGTGTGGTCTGCAAGAAATTGGTGGCCATATTATGAAAATTCCTTTAATTGGTTTCCAAGTTCTCCTTTTTATGCATTTAGAGGTACTTGTGTAATTGACCTGTGATCATGGCTGCTGGATGGGATTCTTTTATTAGCagataatggttttttttttatttcagggaACACCTGCTTGTGCTAGATTTTTACCGTTTCTGGTTCTTTTCTCTCCACTTTTCCTACTTCAAGGAGCTGGTGTATTGTTTGCTGCTTCTAAGTTGGCAGAAAAGCTTATTCTTTTATTGCGGAGCGAAGCTGGCACAGGaagatattttagattttcctCAAGAGCTCATGACTGCTTGGGGTTCTTGCATCATGGTTCCAGGTAATCACTACCTTTCCATCAGAAAATTAACCTGTTGAGGCAAGGTTATCACTCCACTGAACCAATGTGAGTATTTGATGTGGTATGGTTACTAACAGAAGAAACTGTTCTGCACATTCCAATTTGTTAATACAGGCTGCTGGGCTGGTGGTCAATTGATGAGGGAAGTCGAGAGGAACAGGCTCGATTGTACCATGGGGTAGATGCTGGGttagtaaataattttttttccacacaTTTAATAATGGCCCATAAAttgcaaaagtatttttttttcttttttgagcaTGTGTCATGTTGGATGACATTCTTTGGCGAGGTCAAGCAAAGAAGGACAAGGACATAACAATAGAATTGAGATATTTGAATTTGGATTTTGCATATTTAAACCTAGGAATCTGTAAGCTTAAATTTGAATGGACGGCAGTATGAAATTGTTTGAGGAGCTgatagattttatatatatatatgcatcctTGGAAGTTGCCTAGTGTGGAAAGGTAGGGATGGGAATTTCATCGGGGGTGTTGTGATTAGATATATTATTATGTCAAGGTTAGTTCCCAACCTACACCACAACATGAGTGTGGTATTGTGGTGTAGGTTGGGAACTAACCTAATCTTCAGCGTCTTTTCCTCATTTGCCTCTCCCCTTTGTCAtatctttcttctccttctcataTCTTTTTCTAATTCTTAAATAAATCTTTACAAAACGACTTTGTATCAGAGCATAACAGTCTAGATTTAGTGAGTTCAAACTCAAAACTCTTCTAACAGCCTCAACAGTTCCCTCGCTGACTTCAGCTATATCAGCATGACATCATCAGACTTCTCAGGTTGTCGCCTTAGAAATGCCTTGGCTTCATGATCAAAAGCCCCAATGTTCAACTGTCAATCATTGTTCCCTTAACTGCCAATTTGTCATGTTAGGTGACAAACCTGAAAAAGTGACAATTCTTGAATCTTGAGAATTATAGGGTTGTTTGTTGTAGTAATTAAGCATGATTGCATGTGATTGAGTTAGTAAGGTGCTATGTAGTTATTGGCTGGTTGGGCTCTTGTGGTGTTCAGTTATTTGGGGTCAAAATGGTTTGGATGCCTCTCAATGGAGGATCTCTTCTCTTTAAATAGTGAAGTATCAACATGATTACATTCTACAATCACTCCTGGACCATAATTACAATTGTCTATCAATCAATCTCCCTAAATTAAGTAATTACATATCAATTAATCTCCCTAGATCAAGTTCTCAAAATCAAGTAATTGcatataaatcaatcaagaatTATAACTAACATCCACCTCAAATTGATGTTGGTGGGTTACGAATCATCACTTTGTAAATCATGAATTAATGTCAATGACGAGATAGAACCTTGGTAAATACATCAACTGTTTGGAACTCAATGGAAAAATAAAGGAGTAATCACATGTCGGTCAAGTGTTTCATGAATAGAATGATAATCTATTTCAATGTGCTTGGTGCGCTTATGAAAGATTGCATTAGCAGCAATTTGAATGGCATTGGTGTTATCAGCATGAACAGAAGGAGTTACGTTAAGGAATACGTAGTTCACTCAACAGACTTCGAAGCCAAACAATCTCAGAGCATGCAAATGACATAGCATGATATTTAGACTTGATTGAGGATTTAGAAACTCTATGCATAGCTTGTTTCCAACATGCTAAAGTAGAAGTCCAAGATTAAAACCTAAGTACAATATTAGTATTAAAAGTATCTTGAATAGTTGTATGAGAGAACCAATACCTATCCAAAGGATGTGAAATCCGAATGACCGAAGAGGTTTAGCCAAGACAAGATCAAGTGTTAGAGCTAGGTCATGCAATGGAACTGATGGACGACGTCTCTAATACATAATTCTTGACTGAAAACATTCAATATAACTCAACATATCATCAAAATTAGGAAGCAAAACTGAAGGGGAATCATGAGAAGTAAAAGACTAAAagaattattgattttcaaagaagaCCATATTTTGACAAATATGAAGGTTATTAGCATCTGAATCATAACACACAAACCCCTTATAGACATTACTATATCCTAGAAAGGCACACTGTACAGATTAAGTAGCAAGCTTGTGTCGTTTAGTTGGTGGCAAGTGAATAAAACAAACACGACCAAATATATCAAGAGAGTTATACTCTGGAGCAACACCAAATAAACGGAATTCAAAGAGTCAAATTTGAGAACTTGAAAGGGTAgtgattaatcaaataaacaatTGTAGATGATGCTTCTACCAAAAATCTAGTTGGTACATAAGACTCAATTAACAAGGTATGAACAACATTTAAAAGGTGATGATTCTTATGCCTTGTAACCTATTATGTTGAGGAGTGTATGAACAAGAATGTTAGGAGAGAATACCCTTCATTCGTAGATAAGATTGAAAGTCATTGGACATATATCCCCCCCAGAATTAGATCTTAGAGTCTTAATACaattagaaaattgattttcaacaaaggcaacaaaattttgaaaaactataaacacagtataatcatcaataaacatcACAAAATATTTATACCGAGCATGTGAAATAATGAGACTAATGCGCATACATTGGTATGAATGATTGTAAAACTAGTAGAAGCCTCATTGCCTTAGAAGCAAATTATCACATTAAAAGGGGTGAAGGCAAGGTGGTGGAGAAAGGGAGATATTAGAGGTTGGTTAGTCGATTGATTTATCCTTCACGCTTGTCCTAATAtagtttatttagttattatagtTAGTTTATGCATGATCCCTATACATCTCACCTAGATGTTGTTTATAACATCTTATGTACCTAAAATCAACTCTTGGGAACGGATTGTTATTCTCCTGTGATGGACATTTAAAGGTAGATGCCTTTATTGATGCTAATTAAGTTGGATTACCAAATGATAGAAGATCTACATCAAGATATTATACTTTCATTTGTGGTAATCTAGTCTCATGAAGTGTGAaattttatggtttaaaaaCCTGATCTACGAGTCGGGAATAACAAATGATGATCTTATATCACTGTTTTGGATGATCTCACAATTTTGTTCAACATGACCGGATGAAAAACATCGAGATTGATAGGTGCTTTACTAAAGAGAAGTTGAATGATATGACTATTTGTATTCCCTTTGTAATGTCTAAAAATCAATTAGCCAATATGTTTACCAATGGACTTGTTGTTTCACTCTTTTACTTTACTTGCTAGATGGGCATGAGATGTAATTATGCTCCACTAAATTGTTATATTATAACGTCAAGGATAGTTATGTAATCTCGTActctttcttatatatatatatatatatatatatatatattttgcagtGTAGGTTGGGCAATAACCTAATTTGCCTCCTTTTCATCTCTCATTTCCCTTTCCTTGTTTTCCTATCTCACatccttcttctccttctccctcTTATATCTTTCTCTAACTCTTAAacaaatattaacaaaacaGTCCTTCTCCTTCTTGTATCTTTCTCTAACTCTTAAacaaatattaacaaaacaGCAAGGGTACCCGACTTAgtacttttattatattttagattttttgttcatacataaataattttttatttgtgaatttGCATTTTgaacttacttttttttcttagggaTTTTATCTTATAGTGGAGATTTAGAATTTTTAGGATGTGATTTccaaaattatttctaattatatattttcttaagaacTTGGGTTGGATCGGGTACCCAACAGGTGGACATAGTTCTCCACCTGACCTAACCTGATCACGTCAAATGTGGAACGGATAATGGTTTTAGGTATTCTGGGTAAGGTTCAGCCTGTGTAGGTACACTAAAAACCCGCTCCGCTCCAATCCAACACTTCTCCATCTCTTAATAGAAGTAAATAACTCTGAACCAGGATTCAGTAGTATATAAGCAATACAATTTTTCTGGAAGCATTCCTACAATTTCAAGCATCCATGTTGACACCAGATATTCTTGAATGTCATTTGATCAAGCATCCTCAATTTTGCATTTTGAGTTTTCCCCATTAAGTGTACAAATTTGTGCTCTTTATTAATAGttgtaaatttgttttgttgatcTGCAGTTATAATACTTTCTGTGGTTATCCTCCTGAGATAGTGAAGAAAATGCCTAAAAAGGATCTCGCTGAGGAGGTGATttagttttcatttttgttCGTAGTATGTTATTTGTTTGCAATGGCAAAATTTCACATATACATATAAGcatactctctctctttctctaggCATTTGTTTAATCTTTGATTAAACCATGAATTTTTATTGGCCAATACAAACATTGATGATGACCCTCTATTGTCTACTTTTGCATTAGTATACGATTCTCTTATATTTCAGGTGTGGAGGCTGCAGGCAGCTCTTTGTGAGCAGACAGAAATCACAAATTACAGCCAGCAGGAGTTTGAAAGACTTAAAAATGTAATATTCTCATCTTTTGCTGATGGTCTCATAATCAAGGGACATGGTTTGAATGTGTGAATATTTTAATGTCTGCTATTTGGAAAccatctatttttaaaaaaaataaggataccTCCCTTGTTCCATGAATTTGAGCATTCTTAGTTGAATTACTCATTTCTGATTTGTGGATAAGTTTGATTCACTTTTAACCCAAgggttgaaaattaatttttttaacttttcgtGCCAGTGTTCTAGGTTTATTGatgaagtaaaataattttcagaATGGTTAACTTTCAATCTAAAGTAATTCTTAACTTTTCATAATATCCATGTGAAAATCTGTTAGTCCCCAATTGGAAGATGGAAAGTAGCTTGGAAGAAACATTCAGCCGTGTTTACTTGTGGAAAAGTTACTCTACAAAACGGAAAACTAAAGAAAACGTGTttacaaattgaaaattaaatgtttttttttcttgaaaacgtgcattttctatttttctagttctgtggaaaattgaaaaactcatAAAGGTTGTTTACCCACTTCTTCACTACAAAATTAAGGGCTTCCTTCGGTTTATCTAATTTCTTATGTTCATTTCTTCTATTGTTTTGAATGTAAGCCAAATAATGctcttgttttctattttagaaAATTTGTATTTAAGAACATGTTTAACTGAACTTTGATTATCTCAAAGAAAGATATTTTAATCAAGAACCTGAAACTCAGTCTCCAATTTGTCAATTGAAACGTGAAATATGCATGTTGAATTACAATAACTGTAATAATACTGTCACAACATTACACATACTTGAAAAACAAAGTGTTTGGGAATGTGGTTGAAACAAcgtttaccaaaaaaataatttttttttgcttgatttttttttttatgttttcagatcgttttaatgtgttgatgtcaaaattaattttttaaaattaaaaaaaaatatatttttttgatgcattttcgaacgaaaaacattttgaactGCAATTACtatcatattctcaaacaccCTGTTAATGCTAAAGATCCAATTAGTTATTAAACTGAAATACATCATAATGCACTAATATCTTCGAATTTAGATCTacaatgcaatttttttaagcATAGATTTTCAAAGGGTATCAGTGTATTACACTATTATTTGAAATAAGTCATAGAAACACTTCATGGATTGCAAAAGATCCTGCTGTGTCTGCTCTGTTGTCTATAAATGATGGGAGTTTGATTAAGATATTCCGTTGCTTGAGTTTGCATTATTCTGTTGTCAGCATGAGATATCTAAATACTATTTTGATGTTACTGGTCAGGAAAAAGTTTTATGTAGGGTGTGCTTTGAGGGAGAGATCAGTGTGGTTCTGCTCCCCTGTAGACATCGTATCCTTTGCAGGTATGGTCGTAACTTGGTATCTGCTAAAATGTAAAGCTCATTGTTCTTGTCCGTTCCCCTTTGGTCATGCTCATTGATTCTTAAATTTATTGCAGCACCTGCTGTGAGAAGTGTAAAAAATGTCCAATTTGTCGTGTCACTGTTGAGGAGTGCTTATCTGTGTACGACGTTTAGTTTCTAACCCGGCGGTTTTGTAATATGAATGATCAATTGGAGTCCACAGATAAGGTATAACAGTTTTAACAGGGAAGTTCATTTTGCAGCTGATCATAACTTTTACTTCTGCATGCGCTGCTTGTTCAAATTAACATGATCATGCATTAGGGACATACAGGGGCCATGGTTGCTTTACTTGTATTTGTacctttatttttctcaaaagaaagcaaatgaaagtagtttttagtttttttattggtagaaGATGCTGGTATGTTTTTGCCATGCCACGCATACCCTCTAGACATTTAAGAGCTGTATGTCTGTGTATAGAAGTGAGTGTTGAGTTGGCTGGGACCTATTTTCTCTTGGCATTGGAAGCTTGAAATACACCTTTACGTTCTAATGTAGATACATTTACCCTCTTGGGAAACGTTTGTATGTTACCTTGCAAGTGATAGTTTGAGGATCCCCATTGTAGTTTCAACATGACTCTCTATAGTGATATACTAATTTTGACTTGTGAGATACAAGTTAAAGAACGACTTCAGGGGTGTCAGAAAATGAGATCATAACACCTATGCGAGTTTATTCTACAAAACAGCCAAAGATGTGCCATCAGGCATTCCTGTAATATCAGAGGTTTAGTCTTTGTTTTACTCTTAACGTAGATTTTGGAAGTTGATTTTGAAGCATTTAGCACGAGtttattgtgtttgattaatcTGTACTATCAGCTGCTGCTTGGAACCTGTACTATTTGCATTT
The genomic region above belongs to Populus alba chromosome 12, ASM523922v2, whole genome shotgun sequence and contains:
- the LOC118030220 gene encoding uncharacterized protein, coding for MMGWRRVLKSLQALAAHSLLFSFTLFLVLKLDHVTSCSWWLIFFPLWTFHGVVARGRFALPAPSAPRNRHWAPCHAVVATPLLIAFELLLCIYLESVYVYQIPAVNLKIVFIPLLALEIITLIDNFRMCKALMPGEEESISDEAIWETLPHFWVAISMVFFVVATVFTLLKLCGDVGALGWWDLFINFSIAEFFAFLVCTKWSNPVIHRNSLTREVSSSSTTIRYLDWNGGLMVSPEENQHQDRMCGLQEIGGHIMKIPLIGFQVLLFMHLEGTPACARFLPFLVLFSPLFLLQGAGVLFAASKLAEKLILLLRSEAGTGRYFRFSSRAHDCLGFLHHGSRLLGWWSIDEGSREEQARLYHGVDAGYNTFCGYPPEIVKKMPKKDLAEEVWRLQAALCEQTEITNYSQQEFERLKNEKVLCRVCFEGEISVVLLPCRHRILCSTCCEKCKKCPICRVTVEECLSVYDV